A genomic segment from Lasioglossum baleicum chromosome 5, iyLasBale1, whole genome shotgun sequence encodes:
- the LOC143208664 gene encoding uncharacterized protein LOC143208664 isoform X1 — translation MVIRGIVILSLLITQALCAPAGCIESCSSYTNQFHTQLSGTSNRGDILQDAAQLQGLDYSRPGTWTEHNDYNINNGKVHEEKGQIVDGHKTVRYFKKNYSSSFGTRYPSGSEISEVEQLSNNYRQSVHAPSSENVFNSHNQRTYNQVGSLESIGQRQDYNRIQSQQHTQSAITRTNTQSERLEDFGEHSGNSEVIQQSASGLNTQVSQQPSYTNTQSGNWSKVDSYKTDGGHGRVFEEEGQYTTGPKKVRYYKRNYTSSYSSSNGLPVPDIANIGLSNIHSDIENIHREIGVDLIHKDIENIHKHSTVQGVTSSNTAQTNINSYSDSNTDSLHSITSDAYRHRPDYRNNLSPMHRNEQQHTSIASEYAPQQNPSQSTYGVSSYRTYGRREEHVNTLPTSQYINPTSGYTNVLSTGNNGYNRNMYNEENLQQQIDSLHQAEHLGEHQSMITQNHMDIDNLRQNTYNQHNVVKPVAPSRVFHNKQWSSSSHRQETSLPVYTSGISQISGQNAQYNSQYRENSFNSAHQTKSGKLMVGAVDLSSVGNSDDCTQGTVEHGHVHSEYRKMYKRSTKDDKLSDQQQTEDLTQQTGDFDDIIQQTSGKLQSGQQSQQSYQPWKPGSGSQESEDLTQQTGDFDDLTQQTSGKIEFGPQSQQSHQSSGPGSANQHSEDFTQQTGDFHDLTQQTSGKIEFGPQSQQSHQPLGPGSANQHSEDFTQQTGDFHDLTQQTSGKIEFGPQSQQSRQSWGPGSANQHTEGTTQQNAKLEDLSQQTSGKIQLAPHQPWSQHSEDLTQQTGDFDDLTQQTSGKLQFGQQSYQPWAPESGSQHPEDMSQQTGDFDDLTQQTSGKLQFGQQPYQPSRPASGSQHPEDMTQQTGDFDDLTQQTTGKLQLGQQSYQPWGPGSASQHSGDLTQQTGDFDDLTQQTSGKLQFGQQTEQSYQPWRPASDSSHSDDFTQQTGSSYDPMEQTSGNLQLGQQSDQYWRPASDSQHPEDMNQQTGDFDDLTQQTSGNLQFGQQSHQPWGPGSASQHSGDLSQQTGDFDDLTQQTSGKLQFGQQTEQSYQPWRPASDSSHSDDFTQQTGSSYDPMEQTSGNLQLGQQSDQYWRPASDSQHPEDMNQQTGDFDDLTQQTSGNLQFGQQSHQPWGPGSASQHSGDLSQQTGDFDDLTQQTSGKLQLEQQSYQPWRPASGSQHSEDFTQQTGDFDDLTQQTSGNLQFGQQSHQPWGPGSASQHSGDLSQQTGDFDDLTQQTSGKLQLGQQSYQPWEPERSSQHSEDVTQQNGHVLPVSDINDNIPVDQASHGLLPKPAGKPRPRPRYSRVGSVVGLSPGSNSVQGSNNIQPSHAANEDKLLIEVLNHSSDKSADRVSELPPVVVPGTEADGTRSQDLRGDQGVGSSTNNVKPSTQKTEGNVFSIDGSMDQGNWLHKSNDATVGLQWHYTYHPSDQRPLVQQADKKDRGGMQQQSTIPDFNDSQDNLDQQQAQNKYIFEDLNQQSSNPGKTELGLHQQSQNGQEKDQLEISQQTLGKTEDNPQHRLEPRILEAYGGGPYDALHNENIYVGVTVNPSATLAPINTADSWDIREKPAETNVPAYEATPPPLPVEPLSPDTNEPTPAPSFWSRLGNKFTNTFDKAKEKARNIFG, via the coding sequence ATGGTGATTCGAGGCATTGTTATTTTATCATTGCTAATAACACAAGCATTATGTGCACCGGCTGGATGTATAGAATCCTGCAGTTCTTATACTAATCAGTTTCATACTCAATTATCTGGCACTTCAAATCGTGGGGATATTCTACAAGATGCAGCTCAATTACAAGGGCTCGATTATTCCAGACCTGGAACTTGGACCGAACACAATGACTACAATATAAATAATGGAAAAGTACACGAAGAAAAAGGACAAATTGTCGATGGCCATAAGACTGTGAGATactttaagaaaaattattcaTCTTCTTTTGGTACAAGGTATCCAAGTGGCTCAGAAATATCAGAAGTTGAACAGTTAAGCAATAATTACAGACAGAGTGTTCATGCACCCAGCTCAGAAAATGTTTTCAATTCTCACAATCAGAGGACATACAATCAAGTAGGTAGTTTGGAATCGATTGGGCAGCGGCAAGACTATAACAGGATACAGAGTCAACAACATACACAATCAGCGATTACAAGAACCAACACGCAAAGCGAAAGGCTCGAAGACTTTGGAGAACATAGTGGAAACTCAGAAGTGATACAACAAAGTGCATCTGGTTTAAACACACAGGTTTCGCAACAGCCTTCTTACACTAACACGCAATCTGGAAATTGGAGCAAAGTCGATTCTTATAAAACTGATGGAGGACATGGACGAGTGTTCGAAGAGGAAGGTCAATACACGACAGGACCTAAGAAGGTTCGTTATTACAAAAGAAATTATACTTCTAGTTACAGTTCGTCTAACGGACTTCCTGTTCCTGATATTGCTAACATCGGGCTGAGTAATATACATAGCGATATAGAGAACATTCATAGAGAAATAGGAGTGGATCTTATACACAAAGATATAGAAAACATTCATAAACATTCTACTGTACAGGGTGTGACATCTAGTAACACTGCGCAAACAAATATTAATTCATACAGTGATTCGAATACCGATAGTCTTCACAGTATAACTAGCGATGCTTATAGACATAGACCAGATTATAGAAACAATTTATCTCCGATGCATCGTAATGAACAACAGCACACAAGCATCGCAAGTGAATATGCACCTCAACAAAATCCTTCTCAAAGCACTTACGGTGTAAGTAGTTATAGAACATATGGCAGACGTGAAGAGCATGTGAACACTCTTCCAACTTCACAATACATAAATCCTACATCAGGATATACCAATGTGCTTAGCACAGGAAATAATGGATATAATAGAAACATGTACAATGAAGAAAATCTACAACAACAGATAGACAGTTTGCATCAAGCGGAACATTTGGGTGAACATCAGTCGATGATTACTCAAAATCACATGGACATTGACAATTTAAGACAGAACACGTATAATCAGCATAATGTAGTAAAACCAGTTGCACCTAGCAGAGTTTTCCATAATAAACAATGGAGTTCTTCTAGTCACAGACAAGAGACGTCTCTTCCCGTCTATACATCAGGTATTTCACAAATCAGTGGACAGAATGCACAATACAACAGCCAATATAGGGAAAATAGTTTCAATTCTGCGCATCAAACAAAATCAGGAAAGTTAATGGTTGGAGCAGTGGACTTAAGCTCAGTAGGGAATAGTGATGACTGTACCCAAGGAACAGTTGAACACGGTCATGTCCACTCTGAATATAGAAAAATGTACAAACGAAGTACAAAAGATGATAAATTAAGTGATCAACAACAAACAGAAGACTTAACTCAACAAACTGGGGACTTCGATGACATCATACAACAGACATCAGGAAAGCTTCAATCTGGACAACAATCACAACAAAGTTATCAACCCTGGAAACCAGGCAGTGGTAGCCAAGAATCAGAAGATTTGACTCAACAAACTGGGGACTTCGATGACCTTACACAACAGACTTCTGGAAAGATTGAGTTTGGACCACAATCGCAGCAATCTCATCAGTCTTCAGGACCAGGAAGTGCTAATCAACATTCTGAAGATTTTACTCAACAAACTGGGGATTTCCATGACCTCACTCAACAGACTTCTGGAAAGATTGAGTTTGGACCACAATCGCAGCAATCTCATCAGCCTTTGGGACCAGGAAGTGCTAATCAACATTCTGAAGATTTTACTCAACAAACTGGGGATTTCCATGACCTCACTCAACAGACTTCTGGAAAGATTGAGTTTGGACCACAATCGCAGCAATCTCGTCAGTCTTGGGGACCAGGAAGTGCTAATCAACATACTGAAGGTACGACTCAACAAAATGCAAAACTTGAAGACCTTAGTCAACAGACTTCAGGAAAGATTCAGTTGGCTCCACATCAACCTTGGAGCCAACATTCAGAAGACTTAACTCAACAAACAGGTGATTTTGATGACCTGACGCAACAAACATCAGGAAAGCTTCAATTTGGACAGCAATCTTATCAACCTTGGGCGCCAGAAAGTGGCAGTCAACATCCCGAAGACATGTCTCAACAAACTGGCGATTTTGATGACCTGACACAACAGACATCAGGAAAGCTTCAATTTGGACAGCAACCTTACCAACCTTCGAGGCCAGCAAGTGGCAGTCAACATCCCGAAGACATGACTCAACAAACTGGCGATTTTGATGACCTAACACAACAAACAACAGGAAAGCTGCAACTGGGACAGCAATCTTATCAACCTTGGGGGCCAGGAAGTGCTAGTCAACATTCAGGAGACTTGACTCAACAAACTGGAGATTTTGATGACCTGACGCAACAAACATCAGGAAAGCTTCAATTTGGACAGCAAACAGAACAATCTTATCAACCATGGAGGCCagcaagtgacagttcacattCCGATGATTTTACACAACAAACTGGCAGTTCTTATGACCCGATGGAACAAACATCAGGAAATCTTCAACTTGGACAGCAATCTGATCAATATTGGAGGCCAGCAAGTGACAGTCAACATCCCGAAGACATGAATCAACAAACTGGCGATTTTGATGACCTGACACAACAGACATCAGGAAATCTTCAATTTGGACAGCAATCTCATCAACCTTGGGGGCCAGGAAGTGCTAGTCAACATTCAGGAGACTTGTCTCAACAAACTGGAGATTTTGATGACCTGACGCAACAAACATCAGGAAAGCTTCAATTTGGACAGCAAACAGAACAATCTTATCAACCATGGAGGCCagcaagtgacagttcacattCCGATGATTTTACACAACAAACTGGCAGTTCTTATGACCCGATGGAACAAACATCAGGAAATCTTCAACTTGGACAGCAATCTGATCAATATTGGAGGCCAGCAAGTGACAGTCAACATCCCGAAGACATGAATCAACAAACTGGCGATTTTGATGACCTGACACAACAGACATCAGGAAATCTTCAATTTGGACAGCAATCTCATCAACCTTGGGGGCCAGGAAGTGCTAGTCAACATTCAGGAGACTTGTCTCAACAAACTGGAGATTTTGATGACCTGACGCAACAAACATCAGGAAAGCTGCAATTGGAACAGCAATCTTATCAACCATGGAGGCCAGCAAGTGGCAGTCAACATTCTGAAGACTTCACACAACAAACTGGAGATTTTGATGACCTGACACAACAGACATCAGGAAATCTTCAGTTTGGACAGCAATCTCATCAACCTTGGGGGCCAGGAAGTGCTAGTCAACATTCAGGAGACTTGTCTCAACAAACTGGAGATTTTGATGACCTGACGCAACAAACATCAGGAAAGCTGCAATTGGGACAGCAATCTTATCAACCTTGGGAGCCGGAAAGGTCTAGCCAACATTCTGAAGACGTGACTCAACAAAATGGGCATGTTTTGCCAGTGTCAGATATTAACGATAACATCCCTGTGGATCAAGCATCTCATGGGCTGCTTCCTAAACCTGCTGGCAAGCCAAGGCCCAGGCCTAGGTATTCAAGAGTTGGGTCTGTAGTTGGTTTATCTCCTGGAAGTAACAGTGTCCAGGGTTCTAATAATATACAACCTTCTCATGCCGCTAATGAAGATAAACTTTTGATAGAAGTTCTTAACCATTCATCTGACAAATCTGCAGATAGGGTTTCCGAGTTACCTCCAGTAGTTGTTCCAGGAACTGAAGCAGACGGTACCAGAAGTCAAGATCTTAGAGGAGATCAGGGTGTTGGATCATCTACAAATAATGTTAAGCCTTCAACTCAAAAAACTGAAGGTAATGTATTTAGTATTGATGGAAGCATGGATCAGGGAAATTGGTTACACAAATCTAATGATGCGACTGTAGGTTTGCAGTGGCATTACACCTATCATCCCAGTGATCAAAGGCCATTGGTGCAACAGGCAGATAAAAAAGATAGAGGAGGAATGCAGCAACAATCAACTATACCAGACTTTAATGATTCTCAGGACAATCTGGACCAACAGCAAGCACAAAACAAATATATATTTGAAGATTTGAACCAACAATCATCGAATCCTGGAAAAACAGAGTTAGGACTACATCAGCAATCCCAAAATGGTCAAGAGAAAGATCAATTAGAAATTAGCCAGCAGACATTAGGTAAAACAGAAGATAATCCTCAGCATCGTTTGGAACCAAGAATATTGGAAGCTTATGGAGGTGGACCTTATGATGCATTGCACAATGAAAATATATACGTTGGAGTAACAGTAAATCCTAGCGCTACACTAGCACCGATTAATACAGCTGATTCTTGGGATATTCGGGAAAAACCAGCAGAAACCAATGTGCCAGCTTATGAAGCAACACCCCCACCATTGCCTGTAGAACCTTTGTCACCCGATACAAATGAACCAACACCTGCACCATCATTTTGGTCACGACTTGGAAACAAATTTACAAATACTTTTGACAAGGCTAAAGAAAAAGCTAGGAACATCTTTGGTTAA
- the LOC143208664 gene encoding uncharacterized protein LOC143208664 isoform X2 yields the protein MVIRGIVILSLLITQALCAPAGCIESCSSYTNQFHTQLSGTSNRGDILQDAAQLQGLDYSRPGTWTEHNDYNINNGKVHEEKGQIVDGHKTVRYFKKNYSSSFGTRYPSGSEISEVEQLSNNYRQSVHAPSSENVFNSHNQRTYNQVGSLESIGQRQDYNRIQSQQHTQSAITRTNTQSERLEDFGEHSGNSEVIQQSASGLNTQVSQQPSYTNTQSGNWSKVDSYKTDGGHGRVFEEEGQYTTGPKKVRYYKRNYTSSYSSSNGLPVPDIANIGLSNIHSDIENIHREIGVDLIHKDIENIHKHSTVQGVTSSNTAQTNINSYSDSNTDSLHSITSDAYRHRPDYRNNLSPMHRNEQQHTSIASEYAPQQNPSQSTYGVSSYRTYGRREEHVNTLPTSQYINPTSGYTNVLSTGNNGYNRNMYNEENLQQQIDSLHQAEHLGEHQSMITQNHMDIDNLRQNTYNQHNVVKPVAPSRVFHNKQWSSSSHRQETSLPVYTSGISQISGQNAQYNSQYRENSFNSAHQTKSGKLMVGAVDLSSVGNSDDCTQGTVEHGHVHSEYRKMYKRSTKDDKLSDQQQTEDLTQQTGDFDDIIQQTSGKLQSGQQSQQSYQPWKPGSGSQESEDLTQQTGDFDDLTQQTSGKIEFGPQSQQSHQSSGPGSANQHSEDFTQQTGDFHDLTQQTSGKIEFGPQSQQSHQPLGPGSANQHSEDFTQQTGDFHDLTQQTSGKIEFGPQSQQSRQSWGPGSANQHTEGTTQQNAKLEDLSQQTSGKIQLAPHQPWSQHSEDLTQQTGDFDDLTQQTSGKLQFGQQSYQPWAPESGSQHPEDMSQQTGDFDDLTQQTSGKLQFGQQPYQPSRPASGSQHPEDMTQQTGDFDDLTQQTTGKLQLGQQSYQPWGPGSASQHSGDLTQQTGDFDDLTQQTSGKLQFGQQTEQSYQPWRPASDSSHSDDFTQQTGSSYDPMEQTSGNLQLGQQSDQYWRPASDSQHPEDMNQQTGDFDDLTQQTSGNLQFGQQSHQPWGPGSASQHSGDLSQQTGDFDDLTQQTSGKLQFGQQTEQSYQPWRPASDSSHSDDFTQQTGSSYDPMEQTSGNLQLGQQSDQYWRPASDSQHPEDMNQQTGDFDDLTQQTSGNLQFGQQSHQPWGPGSASQHSGDLSQQTGDFDDLTQQTSGKLQLEQQSYQPWRPASGSQHSEDFTQQTGDFDDLTQQTSGNLQFGQQSHQPWGPGSASQHSGDLSQQTGDFDDLTQQTSGKLQLGQQSYQPWEPERSSQHSEDVTQQNGHVLPVSDINDNIPVDQASHGLLPKPAGKPRPRPRYSRVGSVVGLSPGSNSVQGSNNIQPSHAANEDKLLIEVLNHSSDKSADRVSELPPVVVPGTEADGTRSQDLRGDQGVGSSTNNVKPSTQKTEGLQWHYTYHPSDQRPLVQQADKKDRGGMQQQSTIPDFNDSQDNLDQQQAQNKYIFEDLNQQSSNPGKTELGLHQQSQNGQEKDQLEISQQTLGKTEDNPQHRLEPRILEAYGGGPYDALHNENIYVGVTVNPSATLAPINTADSWDIREKPAETNVPAYEATPPPLPVEPLSPDTNEPTPAPSFWSRLGNKFTNTFDKAKEKARNIFG from the exons ATGGTGATTCGAGGCATTGTTATTTTATCATTGCTAATAACACAAGCATTATGTGCACCGGCTGGATGTATAGAATCCTGCAGTTCTTATACTAATCAGTTTCATACTCAATTATCTGGCACTTCAAATCGTGGGGATATTCTACAAGATGCAGCTCAATTACAAGGGCTCGATTATTCCAGACCTGGAACTTGGACCGAACACAATGACTACAATATAAATAATGGAAAAGTACACGAAGAAAAAGGACAAATTGTCGATGGCCATAAGACTGTGAGATactttaagaaaaattattcaTCTTCTTTTGGTACAAGGTATCCAAGTGGCTCAGAAATATCAGAAGTTGAACAGTTAAGCAATAATTACAGACAGAGTGTTCATGCACCCAGCTCAGAAAATGTTTTCAATTCTCACAATCAGAGGACATACAATCAAGTAGGTAGTTTGGAATCGATTGGGCAGCGGCAAGACTATAACAGGATACAGAGTCAACAACATACACAATCAGCGATTACAAGAACCAACACGCAAAGCGAAAGGCTCGAAGACTTTGGAGAACATAGTGGAAACTCAGAAGTGATACAACAAAGTGCATCTGGTTTAAACACACAGGTTTCGCAACAGCCTTCTTACACTAACACGCAATCTGGAAATTGGAGCAAAGTCGATTCTTATAAAACTGATGGAGGACATGGACGAGTGTTCGAAGAGGAAGGTCAATACACGACAGGACCTAAGAAGGTTCGTTATTACAAAAGAAATTATACTTCTAGTTACAGTTCGTCTAACGGACTTCCTGTTCCTGATATTGCTAACATCGGGCTGAGTAATATACATAGCGATATAGAGAACATTCATAGAGAAATAGGAGTGGATCTTATACACAAAGATATAGAAAACATTCATAAACATTCTACTGTACAGGGTGTGACATCTAGTAACACTGCGCAAACAAATATTAATTCATACAGTGATTCGAATACCGATAGTCTTCACAGTATAACTAGCGATGCTTATAGACATAGACCAGATTATAGAAACAATTTATCTCCGATGCATCGTAATGAACAACAGCACACAAGCATCGCAAGTGAATATGCACCTCAACAAAATCCTTCTCAAAGCACTTACGGTGTAAGTAGTTATAGAACATATGGCAGACGTGAAGAGCATGTGAACACTCTTCCAACTTCACAATACATAAATCCTACATCAGGATATACCAATGTGCTTAGCACAGGAAATAATGGATATAATAGAAACATGTACAATGAAGAAAATCTACAACAACAGATAGACAGTTTGCATCAAGCGGAACATTTGGGTGAACATCAGTCGATGATTACTCAAAATCACATGGACATTGACAATTTAAGACAGAACACGTATAATCAGCATAATGTAGTAAAACCAGTTGCACCTAGCAGAGTTTTCCATAATAAACAATGGAGTTCTTCTAGTCACAGACAAGAGACGTCTCTTCCCGTCTATACATCAGGTATTTCACAAATCAGTGGACAGAATGCACAATACAACAGCCAATATAGGGAAAATAGTTTCAATTCTGCGCATCAAACAAAATCAGGAAAGTTAATGGTTGGAGCAGTGGACTTAAGCTCAGTAGGGAATAGTGATGACTGTACCCAAGGAACAGTTGAACACGGTCATGTCCACTCTGAATATAGAAAAATGTACAAACGAAGTACAAAAGATGATAAATTAAGTGATCAACAACAAACAGAAGACTTAACTCAACAAACTGGGGACTTCGATGACATCATACAACAGACATCAGGAAAGCTTCAATCTGGACAACAATCACAACAAAGTTATCAACCCTGGAAACCAGGCAGTGGTAGCCAAGAATCAGAAGATTTGACTCAACAAACTGGGGACTTCGATGACCTTACACAACAGACTTCTGGAAAGATTGAGTTTGGACCACAATCGCAGCAATCTCATCAGTCTTCAGGACCAGGAAGTGCTAATCAACATTCTGAAGATTTTACTCAACAAACTGGGGATTTCCATGACCTCACTCAACAGACTTCTGGAAAGATTGAGTTTGGACCACAATCGCAGCAATCTCATCAGCCTTTGGGACCAGGAAGTGCTAATCAACATTCTGAAGATTTTACTCAACAAACTGGGGATTTCCATGACCTCACTCAACAGACTTCTGGAAAGATTGAGTTTGGACCACAATCGCAGCAATCTCGTCAGTCTTGGGGACCAGGAAGTGCTAATCAACATACTGAAGGTACGACTCAACAAAATGCAAAACTTGAAGACCTTAGTCAACAGACTTCAGGAAAGATTCAGTTGGCTCCACATCAACCTTGGAGCCAACATTCAGAAGACTTAACTCAACAAACAGGTGATTTTGATGACCTGACGCAACAAACATCAGGAAAGCTTCAATTTGGACAGCAATCTTATCAACCTTGGGCGCCAGAAAGTGGCAGTCAACATCCCGAAGACATGTCTCAACAAACTGGCGATTTTGATGACCTGACACAACAGACATCAGGAAAGCTTCAATTTGGACAGCAACCTTACCAACCTTCGAGGCCAGCAAGTGGCAGTCAACATCCCGAAGACATGACTCAACAAACTGGCGATTTTGATGACCTAACACAACAAACAACAGGAAAGCTGCAACTGGGACAGCAATCTTATCAACCTTGGGGGCCAGGAAGTGCTAGTCAACATTCAGGAGACTTGACTCAACAAACTGGAGATTTTGATGACCTGACGCAACAAACATCAGGAAAGCTTCAATTTGGACAGCAAACAGAACAATCTTATCAACCATGGAGGCCagcaagtgacagttcacattCCGATGATTTTACACAACAAACTGGCAGTTCTTATGACCCGATGGAACAAACATCAGGAAATCTTCAACTTGGACAGCAATCTGATCAATATTGGAGGCCAGCAAGTGACAGTCAACATCCCGAAGACATGAATCAACAAACTGGCGATTTTGATGACCTGACACAACAGACATCAGGAAATCTTCAATTTGGACAGCAATCTCATCAACCTTGGGGGCCAGGAAGTGCTAGTCAACATTCAGGAGACTTGTCTCAACAAACTGGAGATTTTGATGACCTGACGCAACAAACATCAGGAAAGCTTCAATTTGGACAGCAAACAGAACAATCTTATCAACCATGGAGGCCagcaagtgacagttcacattCCGATGATTTTACACAACAAACTGGCAGTTCTTATGACCCGATGGAACAAACATCAGGAAATCTTCAACTTGGACAGCAATCTGATCAATATTGGAGGCCAGCAAGTGACAGTCAACATCCCGAAGACATGAATCAACAAACTGGCGATTTTGATGACCTGACACAACAGACATCAGGAAATCTTCAATTTGGACAGCAATCTCATCAACCTTGGGGGCCAGGAAGTGCTAGTCAACATTCAGGAGACTTGTCTCAACAAACTGGAGATTTTGATGACCTGACGCAACAAACATCAGGAAAGCTGCAATTGGAACAGCAATCTTATCAACCATGGAGGCCAGCAAGTGGCAGTCAACATTCTGAAGACTTCACACAACAAACTGGAGATTTTGATGACCTGACACAACAGACATCAGGAAATCTTCAGTTTGGACAGCAATCTCATCAACCTTGGGGGCCAGGAAGTGCTAGTCAACATTCAGGAGACTTGTCTCAACAAACTGGAGATTTTGATGACCTGACGCAACAAACATCAGGAAAGCTGCAATTGGGACAGCAATCTTATCAACCTTGGGAGCCGGAAAGGTCTAGCCAACATTCTGAAGACGTGACTCAACAAAATGGGCATGTTTTGCCAGTGTCAGATATTAACGATAACATCCCTGTGGATCAAGCATCTCATGGGCTGCTTCCTAAACCTGCTGGCAAGCCAAGGCCCAGGCCTAGGTATTCAAGAGTTGGGTCTGTAGTTGGTTTATCTCCTGGAAGTAACAGTGTCCAGGGTTCTAATAATATACAACCTTCTCATGCCGCTAATGAAGATAAACTTTTGATAGAAGTTCTTAACCATTCATCTGACAAATCTGCAGATAGGGTTTCCGAGTTACCTCCAGTAGTTGTTCCAGGAACTGAAGCAGACGGTACCAGAAGTCAAGATCTTAGAGGAGATCAGGGTGTTGGATCATCTACAAATAATGTTAAGCCTTCAACTCAAAAAACTGAAG GTTTGCAGTGGCATTACACCTATCATCCCAGTGATCAAAGGCCATTGGTGCAACAGGCAGATAAAAAAGATAGAGGAGGAATGCAGCAACAATCAACTATACCAGACTTTAATGATTCTCAGGACAATCTGGACCAACAGCAAGCACAAAACAAATATATATTTGAAGATTTGAACCAACAATCATCGAATCCTGGAAAAACAGAGTTAGGACTACATCAGCAATCCCAAAATGGTCAAGAGAAAGATCAATTAGAAATTAGCCAGCAGACATTAGGTAAAACAGAAGATAATCCTCAGCATCGTTTGGAACCAAGAATATTGGAAGCTTATGGAGGTGGACCTTATGATGCATTGCACAATGAAAATATATACGTTGGAGTAACAGTAAATCCTAGCGCTACACTAGCACCGATTAATACAGCTGATTCTTGGGATATTCGGGAAAAACCAGCAGAAACCAATGTGCCAGCTTATGAAGCAACACCCCCACCATTGCCTGTAGAACCTTTGTCACCCGATACAAATGAACCAACACCTGCACCATCATTTTGGTCACGACTTGGAAACAAATTTACAAATACTTTTGACAAGGCTAAAGAAAAAGCTAGGAACATCTTTGGTTAA
- the LOC143208664 gene encoding hydroxylysine kinase-like isoform X3, with product MFWCEEFYQNKTIKMEVKEDVLKPGQRIRPPGSEHIVSVLLEKLYGLKVTKITELNAYDDRNFYIICENLHKNPHIDSVSEDGYVLKIVNSLDSRKSHVVDAQNEMLIFLNERHITCPLPVKNVNGEYYSFETLSAQNSEESYAVRLLVYRPGALLHRVPITSDLLRNVGRFTGKLDNILKGFSHSAYDDHTTLWMLTSVPKLRQFTHAVNDAFRRDLVHQVIEAFEKDVLRVISELEQGVIHGDLNEQNIVMSPNGMDITAVIDFGDSHRTCLIFELAIALCYMMLQAGDMEMGKYVIDGYQDFRKLTELEKKILKVTVCARMCQSLVMGAYSYLHDPQNDYLLITQKSGWALLKNLWPVSQEEVLRKWGLAN from the exons ATGTTCTGGTGCGAAGAATTTTATCAG AACAAAACTATCAAAATGGAAGTGAAGGAGGATGTTCTGAAACCAGGCCAGCGGATACGACCTCCAGGAAGCGAACATATAGTCTCAGTCCTGCTGGAGAAGCTCTACGGTCTGAAGGTGACGAAGATAACCGAGCTGAACGCCTACGATGATAGGAATTTCTACATAATTTGCGAGAATCTTCATAAAAATCCTCACATAGACAGCGTCAGCGAGGATGGCTACGTACTGAAGATCGTAAACTCGCTAGACTCGAGAAAGAGCCACGTGGTAGACGCCCAAAACGAAATGTTGATCTTTTTGAACGAACGACACATTACTTGTCCTCTACCAGTAAAAAATGTTAACGGAGAGTATTACTCTTTTGAAACGTTATCTGCGCAAAACTCCGAGGAGAGCTACGCAGTCAGACTGCTCGTTTATCGTCCAGGTGCATTGTTGCATCGCGTTCCAATTACTAGCGACCTGCTTCGAAACGTGGGTCGTTTTACAGGGAAATTGGATAACATACTTAAGGGGTTTTCTCACTCCGCTTACGACGACCATACGACCTTGTGGATGCTGACCTCGGTGCCGAAGTTGCGGCAGTTCACCCACGCTGTGAACGACGCTTTTCGAAGGGACCTGGTGCACCAGGTGATCGAGGCATTCGAGAAAGACGTCTTAAGAGTGATTTCTGAACTCGAGCAAGGGGTCATTCACGGTGACTTGAATGAGCAGAACATCGTGATGAGTCCGAACGGCATGGACATCACTGCAGTGATTGATTTTGGGGACTCACATAGAACTTGCTTGATCTTCGAGCTGGCTATTGCGCTCTGTTATATGATGTTGCAAGCTGGGGATATGGAGATGGGAAAGTATGTTATCGACGGCTACCAAGACTTCCGGAAGCTGACCGAGCTAGAGAAAAAGATTCTAAAGGTCACTGTTTGCGCTAGGATGTGCCAGAGTCTGGTTATGGGAGCTTATTCCTATTTACATGATCCGCAGAATGATTATCTGTTGATCACACAAAAATCTGGTTGGGCTTTGCTGAAGAATCTATGGCCGGTTAGTCAGGAGGAGGTGCTTCGAAAATGGGGCCTGGCTAATTGA